Proteins from one Terriglobia bacterium genomic window:
- a CDS encoding DUF3857 and transglutaminase domain-containing protein, with amino-acid sequence MRVLRPFVYIGCLLSCAVGWGQKTDWLPVTPRDLQIKEVPGNPGAPAIQLYYFQDIDDSAANNESERVYRRIKILTEKGNKYADVEIVVPPGCHVQEVKARTIHPDGKTIDFTGKPFDKVLVKGNGFKFMGKAFTLPEVTPGSIVEYRYKLDYPPNELPFHEWAVQHELYTVKEDFRIRAYTGRLVGEEGSGLSLSSHLPSSIRPQRKGEGFELTAQDVPPFEAEPFMPPEASYIYRVSFFYGGQELRTAETFWQHVGNRWNDQSEAFIGNRKEAREAATAAIGSATDPEKKLRALYARAQQIRNLSYERGRTEEEQKKESLKPNQNVADVLTRGYGYRDDITRTFIAMARAAGFTASLVRVSNRSERFFDKNTMSRRQLDAEIAQVSLNGRDVLLDPGTRFCPFGLLRWIRTSTKAMRVTKGGGEMFETPGAPQDQAVIERTTQASLDDDGALQAEIKVVYKGSEALERRLEATETDDAGRKKNLEDEVKKWLPPGAVAKVKEVKAWEGTEEPLEASFTVTVPSYASVAGKRLLVPVSLFQPRQKNAFKTQERKYPVYFPYAFAEDDTTTIKVPAGYSVETALQSHQASLPAAVYQNHVELSGAQLVSHRVLQVNGIYFRADQYSDVRNFFSQVQLGDEQQAVFQGGSVHAQKEN; translated from the coding sequence ATGAGAGTTTTGCGCCCATTTGTATATATCGGATGCCTGCTGTCCTGCGCAGTTGGTTGGGGACAAAAGACTGACTGGCTTCCCGTCACTCCGCGGGATCTGCAGATCAAGGAAGTACCCGGCAATCCCGGAGCACCGGCCATTCAGCTTTATTACTTCCAGGACATTGACGACTCCGCCGCTAACAACGAGTCGGAGCGGGTTTACCGGCGCATCAAGATCCTGACGGAAAAAGGCAACAAGTACGCGGACGTTGAAATTGTTGTGCCGCCGGGCTGCCACGTGCAGGAAGTGAAGGCGCGCACTATCCATCCTGACGGCAAGACCATTGACTTTACCGGCAAGCCTTTTGACAAGGTGTTGGTCAAAGGCAACGGCTTCAAATTCATGGGAAAAGCCTTCACCCTGCCGGAAGTCACTCCAGGCAGCATTGTCGAGTACCGGTACAAACTGGACTATCCGCCGAATGAGCTGCCCTTCCACGAATGGGCGGTGCAGCACGAACTCTACACGGTGAAGGAAGACTTCCGCATCCGCGCCTACACCGGGCGCCTGGTCGGCGAGGAAGGGTCCGGGCTCTCCCTTTCCAGCCATCTGCCCAGCAGCATCAGGCCGCAGAGAAAAGGCGAGGGGTTTGAGTTGACGGCCCAGGACGTGCCGCCTTTTGAAGCTGAGCCCTTCATGCCTCCCGAGGCTTCTTACATCTACCGTGTGAGCTTCTTTTACGGCGGGCAGGAACTCCGGACTGCAGAGACGTTCTGGCAACATGTCGGCAACCGCTGGAATGATCAGTCTGAAGCCTTCATCGGCAACCGGAAAGAAGCGCGTGAGGCCGCGACGGCGGCGATCGGCAGCGCAACCGATCCGGAAAAGAAATTGCGGGCACTGTACGCCCGCGCACAACAAATCAGGAACCTGAGTTACGAACGCGGCCGCACGGAAGAGGAACAGAAGAAAGAAAGTCTGAAGCCCAACCAGAACGTTGCGGACGTGCTGACGCGCGGTTATGGCTATCGCGACGACATCACGCGGACGTTCATCGCCATGGCCCGCGCCGCCGGCTTTACCGCGTCTTTGGTCCGCGTGAGCAACCGCAGCGAGAGGTTCTTTGACAAGAACACCATGTCCCGCCGCCAGCTTGATGCGGAGATCGCCCAGGTAAGCCTCAACGGCCGCGACGTCCTGCTCGATCCCGGAACAAGGTTTTGTCCCTTTGGCCTGCTGCGCTGGATCAGGACGTCCACCAAAGCCATGCGCGTAACCAAGGGTGGAGGCGAGATGTTTGAGACCCCCGGCGCCCCGCAAGACCAGGCGGTGATTGAGCGCACCACCCAGGCGTCACTGGACGATGATGGTGCTCTCCAAGCTGAAATCAAAGTTGTGTACAAGGGATCGGAAGCCCTGGAGCGCCGTCTGGAAGCAACCGAGACCGACGATGCGGGACGAAAGAAGAACCTGGAAGATGAAGTCAAGAAGTGGCTGCCTCCCGGAGCTGTGGCCAAGGTGAAAGAAGTGAAAGCCTGGGAAGGGACCGAAGAGCCGCTGGAAGCCAGCTTCACGGTGACCGTACCCAGCTACGCTTCTGTGGCCGGCAAACGGTTGCTGGTGCCGGTGAGCCTGTTCCAGCCCCGGCAGAAGAATGCGTTTAAGACCCAGGAGCGCAAGTATCCTGTCTATTTCCCCTACGCGTTTGCAGAAGACGACACTACCACCATCAAAGTCCCAGCCGGATATTCGGTGGAAACTGCGCTCCAGTCGCATCAAGCCAGCCTGCCGGCCGCTGTCTATCAAAATCATGTTGAGCTGAGCGGCGCACAATTGGTGTCCCACCGTGTGCTGCAGGTGAACGGGATCTATTTCCGCGCGGACCAGTACTCTGACGTGCGCAACTTCTTCAGCCAGGTCCAACTGGGGGATGAACAGCAAGCGGTATTCCAGGGAGGCAGCGTCCATGCACAAAAAGAAAATTAA
- a CDS encoding DUF3857 domain-containing transglutaminase family protein: protein MHKKKINFAIVLFVLLLPLAANAGVPDWLRNAAQQPVKKYADDVNAVVLLDETETTVKDSGETVTHVRQVIKVLRPEGRSSAFQPVPFDDETKLGYFKGWSINAKGQEYEAKKDDVIEVSGGEGYEIYSDTKVKVMRIPGVDVGTVVGVEYEQKRHPYTFEEHWFFQDRIPVEHARYVLHLPPSWEYRAAWLHYPEKAAQGGNGTYVWDLTDLPRVEREVEAPKFRALAGQLIVTFFSEKTRGRTYANWNDYAAWQYQLTVPMREASPALQQKVLELAPAAMPTLDRIKALARFAQRDVRYAAIEIGIGGHQPHAASQVFSNRYGDCKDKANLLSTMLAQIGVKSYYFLIHTDRGIYSEKSPPTIGFNHAILAIQLPPASFREGMPAVYEHPKLGHLLIFDPTSTVVPFGQIPSYEQDNYGLLVSDQGGELIHLPVSAPDMNRITRTAKLTLQADGSIKGEVQEIRTGNEAALGRYAFEHQTSADRRKILERFLGRMMGNFQLDTVDAENLDDIDKDLIIRYKFTAEHYAKNAGALLLVRPRVLGEKLGALDMTKPRHYPYSFDVPTLQTDTFEFNLPEGYKIDELPEAAKANFPFADYSSKFENTGTQLKYSREYKIKSTVVPAEKISEVGKFFHQINQDERNMAVLKRAN, encoded by the coding sequence ATGCACAAAAAGAAAATTAACTTCGCCATCGTTCTGTTCGTCCTGCTGCTTCCCCTGGCTGCCAACGCCGGCGTGCCAGACTGGCTGCGCAACGCGGCCCAGCAGCCGGTGAAGAAATACGCTGACGACGTGAACGCCGTTGTGCTCCTGGATGAAACCGAAACCACGGTGAAAGACAGCGGCGAAACCGTGACGCACGTGCGCCAGGTGATCAAGGTGCTTCGCCCGGAAGGACGCAGCTCGGCGTTCCAACCCGTGCCCTTTGACGACGAGACCAAGCTGGGCTACTTCAAAGGCTGGAGCATCAACGCCAAAGGCCAGGAGTACGAAGCCAAGAAGGACGACGTGATAGAAGTCTCCGGCGGCGAAGGGTACGAGATCTATTCGGACACCAAAGTCAAGGTAATGCGGATCCCCGGCGTGGACGTGGGGACCGTAGTCGGGGTGGAATACGAACAGAAGCGCCATCCTTATACCTTCGAAGAGCACTGGTTCTTTCAGGACAGAATACCGGTCGAACACGCGCGCTATGTTCTGCATCTGCCGCCGAGTTGGGAATATCGCGCTGCGTGGCTCCACTATCCCGAAAAAGCCGCGCAAGGAGGGAACGGGACGTACGTTTGGGACTTGACTGATCTTCCTCGCGTTGAAAGGGAAGTGGAAGCGCCAAAATTCCGGGCGCTGGCAGGCCAACTCATCGTCACTTTCTTTTCCGAAAAGACCAGGGGCCGGACCTATGCCAACTGGAACGATTACGCAGCCTGGCAATACCAATTGACGGTGCCGATGCGCGAAGCATCTCCCGCGCTGCAGCAGAAAGTCCTGGAATTGGCTCCTGCTGCCATGCCTACGCTCGACCGCATCAAGGCCCTGGCGCGGTTTGCGCAGCGGGACGTTCGCTATGCGGCCATCGAGATCGGCATCGGAGGTCATCAGCCGCATGCCGCCAGCCAGGTTTTCAGCAACCGGTACGGCGATTGCAAAGACAAGGCCAACTTGCTGAGTACCATGCTGGCGCAAATCGGCGTGAAATCGTACTACTTCCTGATCCATACGGACCGCGGGATTTATTCGGAGAAGTCCCCGCCGACGATCGGCTTCAACCATGCCATCCTGGCCATTCAGTTGCCGCCGGCCAGCTTCCGCGAAGGCATGCCCGCGGTGTACGAGCATCCTAAACTCGGCCATCTGTTGATCTTTGATCCCACTTCCACCGTGGTCCCCTTCGGGCAGATTCCTTCTTATGAGCAGGACAACTACGGATTGCTGGTGAGCGACCAAGGCGGTGAGTTGATTCACCTGCCGGTCAGCGCCCCGGACATGAACCGGATTACGCGCACCGCCAAACTCACCTTGCAGGCCGACGGCTCCATCAAAGGAGAGGTGCAGGAAATCCGCACGGGCAACGAGGCGGCCCTGGGCCGGTATGCCTTTGAGCATCAGACGTCGGCCGACCGCAGGAAAATCCTGGAGCGTTTTCTCGGCAGAATGATGGGCAACTTCCAGTTGGACACCGTGGACGCCGAAAACCTGGACGACATTGATAAGGACTTGATCATCCGCTACAAGTTCACGGCCGAACACTATGCCAAGAACGCCGGAGCGCTGCTGCTGGTGCGTCCGCGGGTGCTGGGAGAAAAGCTGGGGGCGCTGGATATGACCAAGCCCCGCCACTACCCTTACTCCTTTGACGTGCCCACGCTGCAAACCGATACTTTTGAGTTCAACCTGCCGGAAGGCTACAAGATTGACGAGTTGCCGGAAGCGGCCAAAGCGAACTTTCCTTTCGCCGATTACAGCAGCAAGTTCGAAAACACCGGTACCCAGCTCAAGTACAGCCGCGAGTACAAGATCAAGTCCACCGTGGTCCCGGCGGAGAAGATCAGCGAAGTGGGCAAGTTCTTTCATCAGATCAATCAGGATGAGAGGAACATGGCGGTATTGAAGCGGGCCAACTGA
- a CDS encoding methylmalonyl-CoA mutase family protein, translating into MADQSKKKPETGIAESPIAEIFEGRHPAVSEKHWAETTLAKSLDKNPEKPIGASTGVNLDENGTARFTTISGMPIRRLYTQADLPDDWNYEKHLNYPGQPPYTRGIHSSGYRGRLWTMRQFSGFASPEETNERYKYLLASGGGGLSVAFDLPTLMGYDSDHPASEGEVGKCGVAIDSLEDMEILFSGIDLEKTTVSMTINSPASVLWAMYLVVAEKQGADWKKISGTTQNDILKEYIAQKEYIYPPAPSMRLVIDTFEFGSKFTPKFNTISISGYHIREAGSTALQELAFTIYDGVEYVEWARRRGLDVDEFGPRLSFFFNSHNDFFEEIAKFRASRKIWYRLMKDRFKAENQRTWLMRFHTQTAGVSLTAQQPLNNIARVGIQALAAVLGGTQSLHTDSFDEALALPTEEAARIALRTQQIIAYESGVAQTVDPLAGSYFVEKLTLDMEKGAFDYFDKLDAMGGMVKAIENGYPQKEIAEASYQFQRAVEAKEKIIVGSNEFVIEEKQPETLYIGESVAVQQTKKLKALRARRDNAAVERCLDALKRAAAHEPQVRTDGHISDANTMPFIIDCVRGYATVGEICQALREVYGTYEEVSIT; encoded by the coding sequence ATGGCAGATCAATCCAAGAAGAAACCTGAGACCGGCATCGCGGAAAGCCCCATCGCGGAAATATTTGAGGGGCGGCATCCCGCGGTTTCCGAAAAGCACTGGGCGGAAACCACGCTGGCCAAGTCTCTGGACAAGAACCCGGAAAAGCCGATTGGCGCGTCCACCGGCGTCAACCTGGACGAAAACGGAACGGCGCGCTTTACCACCATCAGCGGGATGCCCATCCGTCGCCTGTACACCCAGGCGGACCTGCCCGATGACTGGAACTATGAAAAGCACCTGAATTATCCCGGCCAGCCGCCGTACACGCGCGGCATCCACTCCAGCGGCTACCGCGGCCGGCTTTGGACCATGCGCCAGTTCTCCGGCTTCGCCTCGCCGGAAGAGACCAACGAACGCTACAAATATCTGCTGGCCAGCGGCGGCGGCGGGCTGTCGGTGGCGTTCGATCTGCCGACCCTGATGGGCTATGACTCTGACCATCCGGCCAGCGAAGGCGAGGTGGGCAAGTGCGGCGTGGCCATTGATTCGCTGGAAGACATGGAAATTTTGTTCAGCGGCATTGACCTGGAGAAGACCACGGTCAGCATGACCATCAATTCCCCGGCGTCGGTGCTGTGGGCGATGTATTTGGTGGTCGCGGAAAAACAGGGCGCGGACTGGAAGAAAATCTCCGGCACCACGCAAAACGATATTCTGAAAGAGTACATCGCGCAGAAGGAATACATTTATCCGCCGGCGCCTTCGATGCGCCTGGTGATTGATACGTTTGAATTTGGTTCCAAGTTCACGCCCAAGTTCAATACCATCTCCATCAGCGGATACCACATTCGTGAAGCCGGCTCCACCGCGCTGCAGGAACTGGCCTTCACCATCTATGACGGCGTGGAATACGTGGAGTGGGCGCGCCGCCGCGGCCTGGACGTGGACGAATTCGGCCCGCGCCTCAGCTTCTTCTTCAACTCACACAACGATTTCTTCGAAGAGATTGCCAAGTTCCGCGCTTCGCGCAAGATCTGGTATCGGCTGATGAAAGACCGCTTCAAGGCCGAGAACCAACGCACGTGGCTAATGCGGTTTCACACCCAGACTGCCGGCGTGTCGCTGACGGCGCAGCAGCCTTTGAACAACATTGCCCGCGTAGGCATACAGGCCCTGGCAGCGGTCCTGGGCGGAACGCAGTCCCTGCACACCGATTCCTTTGACGAAGCCCTGGCCTTGCCCACCGAGGAAGCCGCGCGCATCGCGCTACGCACGCAGCAGATCATCGCGTATGAATCGGGCGTCGCGCAGACGGTGGACCCGCTTGCCGGGTCCTACTTCGTGGAAAAGCTCACGCTGGACATGGAGAAGGGCGCCTTCGACTACTTTGACAAGCTGGACGCCATGGGCGGCATGGTCAAAGCCATTGAGAACGGCTATCCGCAGAAAGAGATTGCTGAGGCCTCTTACCAGTTCCAGCGCGCCGTGGAAGCTAAAGAGAAAATCATCGTGGGCTCCAATGAATTCGTGATCGAAGAGAAGCAGCCGGAGACCCTGTACATCGGCGAATCGGTGGCGGTGCAGCAGACGAAGAAACTAAAAGCTCTGCGCGCGCGCCGCGACAACGCGGCCGTGGAGCGCTGCCTGGACGCCCTGAAGCGCGCCGCCGCGCATGAGCCCCAAGTCCGCACGGACGGCCACATCAGTGACGCCAACACCATGCCGTTCATCATTGACTGCGTCCGAGGGTATGCGACGGTCGGCGAGATTTGCCAGGCGCTAAGGGAAGTGTATGGAACGTATGAAGAGGTGAGCATCACGTAA
- a CDS encoding DUF3857 and transglutaminase domain-containing protein: MRWLFCAVLIAGLAAPCVASGPGEEFLPINPQELQMTEFKPVPGAAAVLLYYANQIDDQEHSEFFYSRIKIFSDGGKRHANVEIPMVEKTGIMDLSARTIHPDGTIIAMTEQPFEKTVFRVKGVRVRVQAFTLPQVTAGSIIEYKYKLHYGDKGLRHHNWTVQHDMFTVKAHFRFRYDKQWAVRWLPTAGLDKSPDHDMKDRVFQMDVENVPAFEAEEHMPPEDSYKLKVRFFYTSPYMSSPSSFWSERGRVFSLYIEGFLGNHKEIKEIRKAADDAIGAETDPEKKLRKLYARAQEIRNLSYERRRTEKEQKQEDLKAPKNVEDVLKHGYGSRNDITRLFVALARAGGLTASVVFVSSRESQLFDREVLSFGQLDSEIALVRLNGKSIFLDPGTRFCPYGLLRWMRTGTAAMDMRDPGPLFNTPGASQDEAPMFRSANLTLSPEGALKGELRVEFGGAESLERRLSALETDDAGRKKEMEEEVKTWLPIHAKVDMTDSAAWDKENEPLTAIFNIEVPEFASAAGKRLLVPSALFQSNRTGFLKSGTRKYPVYMRYAFSEHDEIFIEVPEGYTAESLASAQAAKTTYASYKSQSSMEGKRLHVDRSLLFNGVFFQPDRYNDLRDFFGKVRAGDESQSVLRQGATAEAQKSN, from the coding sequence ATGCGCTGGCTTTTCTGCGCGGTTTTGATCGCCGGCCTGGCCGCGCCCTGTGTGGCTTCCGGCCCGGGGGAAGAGTTTCTTCCCATCAACCCGCAAGAACTTCAGATGACGGAATTCAAGCCCGTCCCCGGCGCCGCGGCCGTCCTGCTGTACTACGCCAACCAGATTGACGACCAGGAACACTCAGAGTTTTTTTACTCGCGCATCAAGATCTTTTCCGACGGCGGCAAGCGCCACGCCAACGTGGAAATTCCCATGGTGGAGAAGACCGGAATCATGGACCTCTCCGCGCGGACCATCCATCCCGACGGGACCATCATTGCGATGACCGAGCAGCCGTTTGAAAAGACCGTGTTCCGGGTAAAGGGGGTGCGCGTCCGGGTGCAGGCCTTCACTCTGCCGCAGGTCACCGCCGGCAGCATCATCGAATACAAATACAAACTGCATTACGGCGACAAAGGGTTGCGGCATCACAATTGGACCGTGCAGCACGATATGTTCACCGTCAAGGCCCACTTTCGGTTTCGTTATGACAAACAGTGGGCCGTGCGCTGGCTGCCCACTGCTGGCCTGGACAAGAGCCCTGACCATGACATGAAAGACCGCGTTTTTCAGATGGACGTGGAAAACGTGCCGGCATTTGAAGCCGAAGAGCACATGCCTCCGGAAGACAGTTACAAGCTCAAAGTCAGGTTCTTTTACACCTCGCCCTACATGAGTTCGCCTTCGTCATTCTGGTCGGAGAGAGGGCGGGTGTTTTCTCTGTATATCGAGGGCTTCCTGGGCAACCACAAGGAAATCAAGGAAATCAGAAAGGCCGCGGATGACGCGATAGGGGCGGAGACAGACCCGGAAAAGAAACTGCGCAAGCTCTACGCGCGCGCGCAGGAAATAAGAAACCTGTCTTACGAACGAAGGCGGACCGAGAAAGAACAGAAACAAGAAGACTTAAAAGCCCCCAAGAACGTTGAGGACGTGCTCAAGCATGGCTACGGCAGCCGCAATGACATTACGCGGCTGTTTGTGGCTCTGGCCCGCGCTGGCGGACTCACCGCCTCGGTGGTGTTTGTCTCCAGCCGCGAATCCCAGCTCTTTGACCGGGAAGTGCTCTCCTTCGGCCAGTTGGATTCGGAAATCGCGCTGGTAAGACTCAACGGCAAATCAATCTTTCTGGACCCCGGTACCCGCTTCTGTCCCTACGGGCTGCTGCGCTGGATGCGAACCGGCACCGCGGCCATGGACATGCGCGATCCTGGCCCGCTGTTCAACACGCCCGGCGCCAGCCAGGATGAAGCCCCTATGTTCCGGTCCGCCAACCTCACGCTCAGTCCTGAAGGCGCCCTCAAAGGCGAGCTACGCGTTGAGTTTGGAGGCGCCGAATCACTGGAGCGCCGGCTCTCTGCTTTGGAGACGGATGATGCCGGGCGAAAAAAGGAAATGGAAGAAGAAGTCAAGACATGGCTCCCCATCCACGCCAAAGTGGACATGACCGATTCCGCGGCGTGGGACAAGGAAAACGAACCGCTCACCGCCATCTTCAATATTGAAGTGCCGGAATTCGCGTCCGCGGCCGGTAAGCGCCTGCTGGTGCCTTCCGCTTTGTTCCAGTCCAACCGCACCGGCTTCCTGAAGTCCGGGACGCGCAAGTACCCGGTGTACATGCGCTACGCGTTTAGCGAGCATGACGAAATCTTTATCGAGGTCCCGGAAGGCTATACGGCGGAGAGCCTGGCTTCCGCGCAGGCCGCCAAAACCACCTACGCCAGCTATAAAAGCCAATCCAGCATGGAGGGCAAGCGGCTCCACGTGGACCGTTCCTTGCTGTTCAACGGCGTGTTCTTCCAGCCCGACCGTTACAACGACCTGCGCGATTTCTTCGGCAAAGTGCGGGCAGGCGACGAATCGCAGAGTGTCTTGCGCCAGGGTGCAACCGCTGAAGCTCAAAAAAGTAATTAA
- a CDS encoding class I SAM-dependent methyltransferase has product MDADSNPSTASAAAGETAENNFARTFGRLWRDHAQQHGTLRTLSSATFAFGSTLLGGLPARRRLRFDDLDYDFEHAVDTTRSNLSFATRFLTAFTATPYFAIEPWLFEQIMQALPIQFADFTFVDLGSGKGRALLLAAAYGFRRIIGVEFLPELHRVAEENIRKFAASEPLAPQIQSACMDAREFEFPEGPLVVYLFNPFPEAVFAAVLTNLRKSWQASPRPVFIAYRSPESEKLLAESDWLQKIKGTEQWAVFRHRRNRA; this is encoded by the coding sequence ATGGATGCTGATTCTAATCCAAGCACGGCGTCTGCCGCTGCCGGCGAAACGGCTGAGAACAACTTCGCCCGAACATTCGGGCGCTTGTGGAGAGATCATGCGCAGCAGCATGGCACTCTCAGGACGCTATCGAGCGCCACATTCGCCTTCGGCTCGACGTTGCTCGGCGGGTTGCCCGCGCGCCGCCGCCTGCGCTTTGACGATCTTGATTACGACTTTGAACACGCCGTGGACACCACTCGCTCCAACCTCAGCTTTGCCACGCGGTTCTTGACGGCCTTTACCGCGACTCCATACTTCGCCATTGAACCGTGGCTGTTTGAGCAAATCATGCAGGCCCTGCCCATACAGTTCGCGGACTTCACGTTTGTGGACCTAGGCTCCGGCAAAGGCCGGGCGCTGCTGCTGGCGGCGGCTTACGGATTCCGAAGAATCATTGGAGTGGAATTCCTGCCGGAACTGCATCGCGTGGCGGAGGAAAACATTCGCAAGTTTGCGGCCAGCGAACCGTTGGCTCCGCAAATCCAAAGCGCGTGCATGGATGCCCGCGAGTTCGAATTTCCGGAAGGCCCGCTGGTGGTTTACCTGTTCAACCCTTTTCCTGAAGCCGTGTTCGCCGCAGTGCTCACAAATTTGCGGAAATCATGGCAGGCCAGCCCGAGACCGGTGTTCATCGCGTACCGCTCGCCGGAATCGGAAAAGCTGCTGGCGGAGAGTGATTGGCTGCAGAAAATCAAAGGGACGGAGCAGTGGGCCGTGTTCAGACATCGCCGGAATCGCGCGTGA
- a CDS encoding DUF3857 and transglutaminase domain-containing protein codes for MHRPRQLAALVIVLVVVGRTSYAQKTGADDWLPVTPQDLQIKNVPGNSNASALQLYFSYFKNDNENFISVYKRIKILNDAGKKYADVEIEIGPGQSLKTVAARTIHPDGAIVEFKDKPLEKTVLKARGVKYVAKTFTLPEVTVGSIVEVRWTINLPLRTVQSISAWPVQGDLFTLKETLRFRPFQGLVVVPTEWANLSQKSQVSYSYLNQVDMTPLQKKEGNVMQLDLENVPAFYSEEYMPPHDDYRQVVLFYYGGRETASPEKYWEEWRRLGTQYIDKFIGNFHEIRELAEQTMAGETDPEKKLRKLYARAQQVRNLSFERARTSTESKKEDLKTNNNALDVLRHGYGTSFDISALFAGMARALGFEAYLLEASDRGDRSFNRLVLWLGQISHDVVLIRTGGKEIVLDPGTRLCPFGALRWRNSSVTALRLSRNYDAFATTPAPEPSRTHRVAKMQLSADGTLKGEITIELSGEDALEHRLEALDTDEAGRRKSWEDELNAGLPNGATVKMADSQGWDATESPLTARFTVEIPSYASVAGKRLVVPAVLFSTLQKNMFTHTMRQYPIVFPYPFSESDEVAIQLPDGYTVEAPPYRRRAGLAYAGYEFSSEVQGQQLSLTRKLRLEGLSFPPEKYPELKGFFGVVQGGDESQAVLRPQEAASPEKSEN; via the coding sequence TCCCCGTCAGTTGGCTGCGTTGGTCATTGTACTGGTCGTGGTTGGCCGCACTTCTTACGCGCAAAAGACCGGAGCGGATGACTGGCTGCCGGTCACCCCGCAGGACCTACAGATCAAGAATGTGCCGGGAAACTCCAATGCCTCCGCCTTGCAGCTCTATTTCAGCTATTTCAAGAACGACAATGAGAACTTCATCTCTGTCTACAAACGCATCAAGATATTGAACGACGCGGGCAAGAAATATGCGGATGTGGAAATTGAGATTGGCCCTGGCCAATCTCTGAAGACGGTGGCTGCGCGCACCATCCATCCTGATGGAGCCATTGTTGAATTCAAAGACAAGCCACTGGAAAAGACAGTTCTCAAGGCGCGCGGCGTAAAGTATGTCGCCAAGACGTTCACGCTGCCGGAAGTGACTGTGGGCAGCATCGTCGAGGTGCGCTGGACGATCAACCTGCCATTACGCACCGTTCAATCCATTTCCGCGTGGCCCGTCCAAGGGGATCTGTTTACCTTGAAAGAGACCCTGCGTTTCCGGCCATTCCAGGGCCTGGTCGTGGTCCCCACCGAATGGGCCAACCTCAGCCAAAAATCCCAAGTGTCCTATAGTTACTTGAACCAGGTGGACATGACTCCTCTCCAGAAAAAAGAAGGCAACGTGATGCAACTGGATCTGGAGAACGTCCCGGCGTTCTACTCGGAGGAGTACATGCCTCCGCATGACGACTACCGCCAGGTCGTCCTGTTCTATTACGGAGGCCGGGAGACGGCTTCGCCGGAGAAATACTGGGAAGAGTGGCGGCGGCTGGGCACGCAGTACATAGACAAGTTCATTGGGAATTTTCACGAAATCCGCGAACTGGCAGAGCAAACCATGGCAGGAGAGACCGATCCGGAAAAGAAACTGCGCAAGCTCTATGCTCGCGCGCAGCAGGTCAGAAACCTTTCCTTTGAGCGGGCACGCACCAGCACCGAATCCAAGAAGGAAGACCTCAAGACCAACAACAATGCTTTGGACGTGCTGCGGCACGGTTACGGAACGTCCTTTGACATCAGCGCATTGTTTGCGGGGATGGCGCGCGCCTTGGGCTTCGAAGCGTACCTTCTGGAAGCTTCAGACCGGGGAGACCGCTCGTTTAACCGGTTGGTGCTCTGGCTGGGCCAGATTAGTCACGATGTAGTTTTAATAAGGACCGGTGGAAAAGAAATTGTGTTGGACCCCGGCACCAGGCTTTGTCCTTTTGGCGCGCTGCGTTGGAGGAACAGTTCGGTTACGGCCTTGAGGCTCAGCCGGAATTACGATGCCTTCGCTACCACGCCCGCACCCGAGCCGTCGCGGACGCACCGCGTGGCCAAAATGCAACTTAGCGCTGACGGCACCCTGAAGGGCGAAATCACCATCGAACTAAGCGGTGAAGATGCGCTGGAGCACCGCCTGGAGGCGCTGGATACGGACGAAGCCGGGCGCCGCAAGAGTTGGGAAGATGAATTGAATGCCGGGTTGCCCAACGGCGCCACCGTGAAAATGGCGGATTCGCAGGGCTGGGACGCCACAGAAAGCCCGTTGACCGCGCGCTTCACCGTGGAGATTCCCAGCTATGCCTCCGTGGCGGGAAAGCGCCTGGTTGTGCCCGCGGTGCTCTTCTCCACTTTGCAGAAAAACATGTTCACGCATACCATGCGGCAGTATCCCATCGTTTTCCCCTATCCTTTTTCAGAATCCGACGAAGTAGCCATCCAGTTGCCCGATGGCTACACCGTGGAAGCGCCGCCTTACAGGCGCCGGGCCGGACTCGCCTACGCGGGCTACGAATTCAGCAGTGAGGTCCAGGGCCAGCAGCTTTCCTTGACTCGCAAATTGCGTCTGGAAGGCCTGTCTTTCCCGCCGGAAAAATATCCTGAGCTGAAAGGATTCTTTGGCGTTGTCCAGGGTGGCGATGAGAGTCAGGCTGTCCTGCGGCCGCAGGAAGCAGCCAGTCCTGAGAAATCTGAAAACTGA